The Equus asinus isolate D_3611 breed Donkey chromosome 15, EquAss-T2T_v2, whole genome shotgun sequence genome includes a window with the following:
- the SCP2D1 gene encoding SCP2 sterol-binding domain-containing protein 1 has product MWKRTDHQPKIKAGDGPEDLGSAQEHAAPHPLELSESQSFLVFEDISHHIKEMGAQLVKKVNAIFQLDITKDGKTILQWTIDLKNGAGDMYPGSARLPADTVFTIPEPVFMELVLGKMNPQKAFLAGKFKVSGKVLLGQKLERVFKDWAKF; this is encoded by the coding sequence ATGTGGAAGAGGACTGACCATCAGCCCAAGATCAAAGCGGGGGATGGGCCTGAGGATCTGGGGTCAGCTCAGGAACACGCTGCGCCGCACCCTCTGGAGCTGTCAGAATCCCAGAGCTTCCTCGTGTTCGAGGACATTAGCCATCACATCAAAGAAATGGGGGCCCAACTGGTAAAGAAAGTCAATGCCATCTTTCAGCTGGACATCACCAAAGATGGGAAGACCATTCTGCAGTGGACCATTGACCTGAAGAATGGCGCTGGGGACATGTATCCAGGATCCGCCAGGCTCCCAGCAGACACTGTCTTCACAATCCCAGAGCCTGTCTTTATGGAGCTGGTTTTGGGCAAAATGAATCCTCAGAAGGCTTTCCTTGCTGGCAAGTTCAAAGTGAGTGGCAAAGTTCTGCTTGGCCAGAAGCTGGAGAGGGTCTTCAAAGACTGGGCTAAATTTTAA